The genomic region GATGGGATATGGACTTGTAACGGCTACGATCCTTCTCAGTATCGGAAGACTAGCTGATATTTATGGGAGAGTAAGACTCTTCAGACTTGGATTTTTCATATTCATGATCGGTTCGGTCATGCTATATCTAACACCCGGAACCGGTAGTACCGGAGCGATAGAACTTATACTCTTCAGGTTTGTGCAGGCGGTAGGAGGCGCACTGACCATGGCTAACGGTCCTGCCATAATCACCGATGTATTTCCCAGCAGTGAAAGGGGAAAAGCACTTGGTATCAATACAGTAGCTCTCATGTCAGGCCAGTTTATCGGACTCCTGCTTGGAGGCATACTTGTAACCTATAACTGGCGCTATGTTTTCCTTGTGAATATCCCATTTGCCCTGATTGGAACTATTTGGGCATACTGGAAAATGGAAGAGCTTTCCTTCAAGGCAAAGAAGACCAGCGTAGACATACTTGGAAACGTATTCTTCATCGGTGGGCTGACATCACTTCTTGTGGGTATCACCTATGGTCTGATGCCTTACGAACATGATGGAATTATGGATGCAATGGGATGGAACAGTCCGCTTGTGCACATTACTTCTGCAATAGGAATTATATTGCTTCTTGCGTTCCCATTCGTAGAGCGCAGAGCAGAGAACCCAATGTTCCGCTTCGAATTCTTCAAGATAAGGGCTTTTGCTTTTTCAAACCTTGCAAATTTCATGGCAGCTATTGCACGAGGTGGCATAATGTTCATGCTGATACTGTTGCTTCAGGGAATATGGCTGCCACTTCAGGGTTATAGTTTTGAGGACACTCCTCTCTGGGCTGGCATCTACATGCTTCCGCTGACCATTGGTTTTATCATAATGGGTCCGATATCAGGAATGCTTTCGGACAAATACGGACCCCGATGGATAGCTACTGGCGGAATGGCACTTGTTGCAGTTGTGTTTCTGGGTCTTGCAATGCTGCCTTACAATTTCGACTACTGGGAGCTTGGAATCCTCATTTTCCTTATGGGAATAGGTAACGGCATGTTCAGTTCACCAAACAGTTCATCCATTATGAACTCGGTACCCGCCGAGGACAGGGGAGTTGCTTCAGGTATGATGTCGACCCTGATGAACTCAGCTATGGTACTAAGTATGGGCCTTTTCTTCACTATTGTGATCGTAGGTCTCCAGGGAACGTTCCCTAATGCAATACATGAGTCATTCACAAGTTTTGCATCAACACAGACTGCACCGGTTATGCAGAATCTTGCAGAGCAGATATCTGAGATATCCCCAACCAATGCATTATTCTCAGCTTTCCTTGGATACAATCCAATGGGTACCATTCTGAACGTAATGGACAGCAGTGTAGTAGCATCCATACCACAATCAGTGGTCGATACATTGACCAGCAACTACTGGTTCCCGGAGACTCTGCAACAGGCTTTCATGCCAGCACTCAGAGTATCCTTCATCATAGGTGCATTCCTTTCAGCAATAGCAGCTCTGTTGT from Methanolobus tindarius DSM 2278 harbors:
- a CDS encoding MFS transporter, producing the protein MENKNNAKTETIFHKKGHGISYKWTALLTVLLASFMATINSSIILISLPAIFNGIHLDPMQPDAFQYLLWILMGYGLVTATILLSIGRLADIYGRVRLFRLGFFIFMIGSVMLYLTPGTGSTGAIELILFRFVQAVGGALTMANGPAIITDVFPSSERGKALGINTVALMSGQFIGLLLGGILVTYNWRYVFLVNIPFALIGTIWAYWKMEELSFKAKKTSVDILGNVFFIGGLTSLLVGITYGLMPYEHDGIMDAMGWNSPLVHITSAIGIILLLAFPFVERRAENPMFRFEFFKIRAFAFSNLANFMAAIARGGIMFMLILLLQGIWLPLQGYSFEDTPLWAGIYMLPLTIGFIIMGPISGMLSDKYGPRWIATGGMALVAVVFLGLAMLPYNFDYWELGILIFLMGIGNGMFSSPNSSSIMNSVPAEDRGVASGMMSTLMNSAMVLSMGLFFTIVIVGLQGTFPNAIHESFTSFASTQTAPVMQNLAEQISEISPTNALFSAFLGYNPMGTILNVMDSSVVASIPQSVVDTLTSNYWFPETLQQAFMPALRVSFIIGAFLSAIAALLSAMRGQHYVHELQSEIESAMKGQPFVHAVPDDIDK